The genomic stretch agagtttGTTGTAAAGATATTGTTATATCCAAAATATCTTCCTCTAAAAAGTATAATTGCGTATTACGTTGATATCGTCCATTCATATATTTCATAGTGATTGAGTTGTGAAGCTTAACCAGCAGTAGACCACACTGTGGTGCATAATCTATGGATATGTTTATGCAATGGGCATGGAATTAATTGCAGAAAACTCCGAGGGTTTATGGATAGAGTGAGTATCTCTTAGGCCTATTCATAGATAGTTGATATCATGAGCAGGAATTTTACTACGTTAGTCAGACCCGTATAGCTAATTTCTTATTGCTTTCTTTaagaacataaaataacaataatttgtaatgaatttGGCAGAAAGCACAAATCCCTGGAAATACAAAATCGCCATCCTTAAATCCTGTTATTTGTGACCATATCAACGAAAGGAAATCTCATTTAAGGTAGCCGTAAACAAAATTGGATCCAGAGTAGTTCCATGTCGGACGCCAACTTTCTTCCCCAAATCTCGTTGAGGCGGTCAAGTACGTGTTTCCCGTGTCACGTAGCCTCTCACGGAGCGCTAACACTAGCCTCTCCCGAGGCGCTAACTACATGTCACTCTTCATCACTTGATCCAATCAGTGCGGACGAGGCGACACTCCCAAGTGAAACTAATCATTTCACTTGTCACTTCTCCTGATTGTCACTTGAGTCTCTCTCacttcatttgttttaatcagaTCTCCGGCCCGGGTTGCGGCTGGGGTCAGTAGTTAATGTCAATCATGGTTTAGCTTGTACTACTGATACAGCACTAGTTGATGATTCACCGCTGTCATCATTTGAAACTGGAACCATTTGGAGGATTCCTAGAAATGGTTATTGCATGACCTATTTAATCATGATGACTACGGCATCACGTATTATCGCAAATATCGAGCAATTTTAACGTGTGTAACTTTTCACACATTCCGATTTGTCGCAATTCTGACTTTGCTGACGAAACATCAAAGATGGCAAGTGGCTGGGAATAAGAGTCGGGGATAAAAACATGGAAAAGGTGTAGGTAAAGAGGTTTAAAACCCTATTATAGAAAGGGTGTAAAACGAGACGGGCTTTTacaattatagctttgacttacACATTCAAAGGGTTGCGAAATGAATCTCCTTGGAAGCTTGGTGTGTTGAAATGCTGCAGCGCTGGAGGGCTGAGTAGGCGTGAAGGCGTCCTGGAGCAGCTTTTGTCGTTTTACAACGCCTCGTGTTCCGTCTTGACGGGGAGCATTCGCAGCGTTCTTTTGTAACTTGTCGCTTggggttaattaatttaaatcaacttAAGGCAAATTTATATAGGAATCCGAGGATGTAGCCTTTAACTGAAGGTTTTACGTCACGTGGCTACTGTGAAGGAACCATTCtgttttaaattggttatctttaaatgcaatatttcctAGCCCTAATATGCCAAAACTTGTGGCGAGTCAGTGGTAGTTGATTTGTACCGGCCAATgattagtttttctttattttgaaaaggGTTCCTAAATAATCAAACTGggtcaaaacaaaaatcaaagtcGAAACCCCGAATAAGTAATTaccatttcaaaatatcacaaCTGTATACAGTACGAATACAGTTGTTCTAAAAGGATCTGAGTAGACACGATGCATAACTTGAGTATCGATAGCAATCGAAGTGCCCAACCTGCTCAGAGTATAAATCCAAGTCATTATTAATTGTTGCGGACTACCAGAACAACACAAGACACAGAAATGCAACATTTATTTTGTACCAAAGTTTAGCGGAGGCAGACAGAACACTCACTGCGTTGGCAGTTTTTGCTGGCGGTTTCTAATCTATGCAAACAACCCGCCACGCCCAGCTCCTTCGTGGGACTTGGTCTCGCCTAGATATCTACATGGCTTGCTGGGCTGCACAGCTTCCATATTCTCGCAGAGTTGACATGGATTGTAGACTATTGACTCATTGTTTTATCACAATTCTCTAAGAGTTCCTTCCGGTTTCGTTGGTTTATCAGAAATCTCCAAGAGTTCCTTCCGGTTTCGTTGTTTTATCACAATTCTCTAAAAGTTCCTTCCGGTTTCGTTGTTTTATCACAGTTATCCAAGAGTTCATTCCGGTTTCCTTTAGGCACTTTAAAATGCTACATTTCCTTCAAGAGAAAGAGTGGTAAATTAAAACCTGAGTAATCTAAGAACATAATTTGGAGCGATATCTCTTCTAATCTGCATTGATTGTAATTTTCTCAAGTATTTTCCAACATCAGCAAGAgcataagaaatgtttttttgatATAGTTACAGACAAACCTCTACACATTTACAAAATCTCAGTAGAGTCTTTCTAATTCCGGTTGaatcagatatttttattattaggaatATCCTAAAAGTCAATTACTGGTTATTTGAAAGAGAAACCTAAACGTGGCGTCTCCCCCTGAATAGACTTCGTTCCCCTGTGACAACGGACAAATTAGACTCCGCCTTTACCAAGAACAATTTGGAGGCCGAGTAAAATGAGACCGAACATTAAAGCCGCTCCGATTGCCGGAGTAAGATCCCGATACAATTTGTGAGGATGAGAGCTTTTGCTACGGGAGGGAGTCGCGGGAGCGGCTCTTGGTGAACTCGCGGGCGGAATTGATAATAAAAGCCATTGAGTACGAATTTCAATTCAACTTAAGAACCGTTTGGAGCCGTGATGAAAAGAGTCCAATTGAAGGGGTGGGTGGTGAGTCGTGGTAGGGAAGTTCGTGGAGGGGAGGGGGCAATTGAGACACAGGTTGTGGTAATGAGCAATATCAATCGATGCATCTGTCTGCTGCCTATCCCCCCAACGTCCCCCCATCCCCCAGGCACGTCTCCTCGACAGGCATAGTTACTTTACAACTCGAACTTTTTGTGATTTTCATGCCGGGGTTATTCAGTTCCAAAGAGTACTCATAGACCCATCTGCGTTTCTACCCACTGAAATTACAGCATTATAGGCAACGAATGGAAGTTCTGTGATAACATTTAATCCTCGGCTAATATATTCAGAGTCTACATACAACACAGTGCGTCTTTTCAGTAACGTATCGCTCGTATTGCAAAAAAGCATCCTTTTTTAAGTTGCTATAGGAAGTAGattagttttaagtttcataGTGTTCCATGCATTCGCTTGAGAGAAGCTTGGAAGCGTCATTTGTGGATGTGTAGTAACATAAACATTGTTGAAGTTGATAACATTCCTGAACATCTACAAACAGTGGGATACTTCGTGGCCTTCATCAAAAGTatccctttaaattttaaagtccaTATAAAGCACTAATAAAAGTAGTTGGGGTGTTTTGACTGGGAGATAACTCCCCTCCCCCCATGTTTCCCCATTAACAGCCCGTATAAGCCTTGATCGGACATAAACAGAGGACGACCGTGTCGAAATAAACCTCTCGTAGAACTCTCACACACTCCCGGGCAGTAAATCCACGTAACAAGTGGGCGTCCCTGTCCGTAACTCCCGCCCAACAACTCCTCGACCGAGAAGCGTTCGcgctttcattaaatttaattaatgcacTAGCATTGAAAGGCCCACTCGGTTCGACGACCGAAATGCGGCCGGTGATTTATCACCGCTTATCATTAATCAGTCCCGTTTGTTTCAGGGAGACTTCTGCGAGCTGATGATGCGATAACTGCTCCGAGATGCTCCGTGGACTTCTGTTTTTCGCCTTCACCCTCTCAAGGGCTTCAGCGGACTTAAACCCGGTTGTGGTGGCCTCGTCGCCCAACGGAGGGTCGTCTTCAGGGTCTGCGCCCAACTCGAGATGTGAAGAAATCACGATCCCCATGTGCCGTGGGATCGGCTACAATATGACTTCGATGCCCAACGAACTCAACCACGATACCCAAGAGGAAGCCGGACTGGAGGTCCACCAGTTTTGGCCCCTTGTGGAGATCAGGTGTTCTCCCGACTTGAAGTTCTTCCTGTGCTCCATGTACGCCCCTATCTGCATAGAAGACTACCACAAGCCCCTGCCAGCCTGCAGGAGCGTCTGTATCAGAGCCAGGGACGGCTGTGCACCACTTATGCAACAGTACGGCTTCCAATGGCCAGAGAGGATGGCCTGTGAGAAACTTCCAGTGCACAACAGTGACCCGGACAACCTCTGCATGGAGCAGAACAATCGGACCGATATGACGTCACACTATGCCCCGGTTACTCCTGCAACAAGGCCTACTAAGAAGCCGAGTAGTACGACGACCCGTTGCAAGACCGGGAAAAATGGAAAGTGCCGGGAACCCAACTCGCTTTACCCTCTGGGGGAGTTTGCTCACCCCAACGGCAAAGACTGTGCTTGCAGATGTCGGCCACCACTCATCACTTTGGAGAGAGACAATTTTCTGTACAACAGGAGTATTTCGGTGGCTGGCGTAGACAATTGTGCGTTCCCATGTCGAGGCGTCTTTTTCACCCAGGAGGAAAAAGAATTTGCGTCAATTTGGATCACGTTATGGTCAGGACTATGTGCGGTGTCTACACTGATGACTTTGACTACTTTTTTGATCGACACTGAAAGATTCAAGTACCCGGAGAGACCCATAGTTTTCTTGTCAGCCTGTTATTTCATGGTCAGTGTAGGATATCTGATAAGAGTGGCGCTTGGACATGAAGAAGTTGCATGTGAAGGAAGGATGATAAGGTACAGTGCGTCAGGACCCATACCATGCACTTTAGTGTTTCTTCTAATCTACTATTTTGGAATGGCTTCTTCAATATGGTGGGTCGTTTTGTCCTTCACTTGGTTTCTGGCCGCCGGTTTGAAATGGGGAAATGAAGCTATTGCCGGATACGCACAGTATTTCCACCTTGCTGCTTGGTTGATACCTACTGTTAAGTCGGTTGGGGTGTTAGTAATGGCTGCTGTGGACGGGGATCCTGTGGCAGGAATTTGCTATGTTGGTAACCAGAATGCTGATAATCTTCGCATCTTCGTATTGGGACCACTCTTCGTCTACCTGCTTCTCGGAACTTCTTTCTTACTCGGTGGATTTGTGTCTTTGTTCAGGATCCGCAGCGTGATCAAGCAACAAGGTGGAATCGGTGGAAGGAGTAAAGCCGACAAGTTGGAGAAGTTGATGATCAGGATAGGAATTTTCAGTGTGCTGTACACTCTCCCTGCCACCACGGTCATAGGATGCCACTTCTACGAGTCTACTCTCTACACGGACTGGATGACCCCCTTAGTGTGCCCTTGTAACGAAACCGTTGCTCACCATAGGGCTCGCTTCCGTCCCCTCTACTCCGTGCTGATGCTGAAATACTTCATGGCTCTCGCCGTAGGAATCACCTCTGGAGTCTGGATCTGGTCAGGGAAGACTTTGGGATCTTGGAGTCGTCTTTGGAGGAGGCTATTCGGTGGAGGTCACGGTCACGGGCAAGTCCTCATCAATTCCGGAAAACAACGGGTGATGAAGCAGCAGTACCTGGTCCCCGTGGTGCCGGCCCCCAGCAGCACCCTCCTCACGGGCCCCCACGTCGCCCCCGGCAGCATCCCCACGTCCGGGAGCCTACACCACCACATGATCAAGCAGGCTCAGCAAGCCCCGCTGACCCACGTATGACAGAAGCCCCACTCCGAGACCCCCGACTCGGCCCCTGCCCTCAGCAACTACGGGCCCATATAGTTGTGGGCCGGTCAGGTGACTCGGTTGTAAGTTCTAACTTAACTCAGATTTAGCTCAGCCGGAACAGACATGACTctgttgtttacattattttgacatttcactttattttaaacGTTAGTTTCAACATCTACTTGAATTATGTGACGTTTATTCCATACTCTATTCAAAGTCAACTGTGTTCAATTGTGATCAGTTACGACTGATCTTTCATGTAATACTaatcttttttattgtaaattttgagtTCGCGCAAGCTTTTGGATTAATAAATCAACAAAGCATTTCGACATTTGAACCCACTTGGTATATCTTCACTCGTGATACAGAAATCGATCCGGAACCTTCATTGTTGGATACTCGATCATCCCACATCGAATGATACCGATGCTCGCTTCTCGATGATGTGTGACTAAACACAATCGGCTCTTGAGAGGATGACGAGTTGTGAGGCCGAGAGGAAAACAAACACTCCCAAGAAGGCAGGCGAAAGCCTGATGTCATAGTGATTGGATGGACCACGAGTGCTCTCCGATCGAGCCGTGACCGAGGAACAAAGCTGGAGAGTTCTTGGCGCTGCCACGACTCGGGTGAATTTGTAACTAGTTTGTCCGAGACACGCCAGTCATGGCACCTGGACAAGCACTTGACTGCGAGCCGTTCGTCTTTTGTTCCTGCTTAGCTGTGCGATTTTCGAGTGCTCTCGTGGGGTTAGGAATTTCCAAAACCTTCACCACCAGTTTTCTTTTTCGTTTgccaaaaagaaaaaagaaaagctATCCGATTTAGGTCTACTTCCACACTTTGTAGTAGCATGTAGGAACGCGTgacatttgtaaattaaaaaatgtttcagtcTCAATTTACCTTCAATATCAAATTGAACATCTCAATTCCGCGTTGAAAGCATTTAGTATTTTCAAAGCCGTTCCAAAGCGTTACCAGATGATTGATTGAAACTTGTATCATCCCAGGCGTAAACTTCCAGGCCGATTGACAGCCGTCCGGAGTTGACAAATTCACTGGGAAAACATTGACAATTGGATTGGCCTCTAATAAACATTCCGTCGTCGGCGGAATGCAATTACATCGCTTCGCCCGCTTATTGATCACATCGTCGGTCATGTCGGTGTCCCACAGCCATCCGCTTGCGTCACTTGCATCGCGTGCTCCTGTATCTTGTACTGCGGTTCTCACCGGAATTTATAGCCGCTGCAGCCTCTCAGTTCTATTAATTTATCCTCTGATCGACGTTTAGAATCCGCATTAGGTTATTACCTCTGGGACTCCGGTTAGGTTCGTTCGTGTGCGATTATCTTCATATTTATGACTGTTCCGTAGTAATGGAACATAAGGAGTTAATTTAATGTTCGAGTTCATTGTTCATGCACTTTTACGACATCCTGGTTTCAACCTTTAAACATTTAGaagttgataaaattattttaaacaaattttaacgcTTCGCCTAGCAAACAGTGCTCTTTTTCTTAAAGAGTGTTTTCATTGTCTGCTCCCTTAAGATCTAATAATGAACGCACATTATTCCCAGCTCAATTACAAGTTCCAACATAAGTTGTGGTAGAAGTTGCGTATGATATGTACCTCTAAGTTATTTTAACTTCAATTATCTTCGAGTATATTAAGAATATGGACTACCACAATGTTCCTTACTTGGACCAATTTTTTTTCCATAAGTGATTGTGAAGATTATTAGATCTTGCAGACTGATAGGAGAGTGAAATTGGCCGATAATCTA from Homalodisca vitripennis isolate AUS2020 chromosome 2, UT_GWSS_2.1, whole genome shotgun sequence encodes the following:
- the LOC124353667 gene encoding frizzled-2; translation: MLRGLLFFAFTLSRASADLNPVVVASSPNGGSSSGSAPNSRCEEITIPMCRGIGYNMTSMPNELNHDTQEEAGLEVHQFWPLVEIRCSPDLKFFLCSMYAPICIEDYHKPLPACRSVCIRARDGCAPLMQQYGFQWPERMACEKLPVHNSDPDNLCMEQNNRTDMTSHYAPVTPATRPTKKPSSTTTRCKTGKNGKCREPNSLYPLGEFAHPNGKDCACRCRPPLITLERDNFLYNRSISVAGVDNCAFPCRGVFFTQEEKEFASIWITLWSGLCAVSTLMTLTTFLIDTERFKYPERPIVFLSACYFMVSVGYLIRVALGHEEVACEGRMIRYSASGPIPCTLVFLLIYYFGMASSIWWVVLSFTWFLAAGLKWGNEAIAGYAQYFHLAAWLIPTVKSVGVLVMAAVDGDPVAGICYVGNQNADNLRIFVLGPLFVYLLLGTSFLLGGFVSLFRIRSVIKQQGGIGGRSKADKLEKLMIRIGIFSVLYTLPATTVIGCHFYESTLYTDWMTPLVCPCNETVAHHRARFRPLYSVLMLKYFMALAVGITSGVWIWSGKTLGSWSRLWRRLFGGGHGHGQVLINSGKQRVMKQQYLVPVVPAPSSTLLTGPHVAPGSIPTSGSLHHHMIKQAQQAPLTHV